The sequence TATGACAATTCTGCTAGCTCATTTTCGAAAGTGGAAGAAATGGCAACGGTAAGTAGCTTATCAACGTTATTGTAAGCAATGTTTAAaccacagatttttcaaaaactaGTCTCCTTTGTTTAGGCTGTTGATATAATGCCTGTTTAAATAGTGTTCTTGCTGTTCTTGTTTTAAACACTGAGTGAAATGTCTGTATTGTGAACCTGTTGAATGCAACAGAATGAGCTTGCCCTGTTAACTATACAAGTCCAAAGCTTTCCTAGCTAAGCCCCAAGTCTAGCTCTGATCAGGTTTCAGTTTTCTCCTAATGAGGTAATAATTGCAGGGATAATTTCCTAGGCCAAAACCCTCACATGTTTTGGCAACTGCAACCAACCTGCAAATAGGTCAAAACTCACACTGAATAAATAATCTAGTGtatttactttgtttcttttaatttgtacAAGGGTGAAAAAGAGGAGCTGACCGGCAGGCAGTAAGCTAGAGCCTCTCCTGCAACATTTCCATGTGCAGAATTACcatgtaaatgtaaattttgaCAGTAGGAAGTTATTTTTTGGCTGAATGTTGCATTTTACAAGCACAAGCTCAGTTTAAGGATGAAACGACAGATTTATATCTGATGTAATTTAAGTGCATGCTGTTGAAATAAACAGATTTCCTCCAAGGGTGATATTTGCTACTTTAATTACTTTATTGGCCTGTATTACTAACATGTCTTTCCTCGTCTTCGGTTGTGTGGTATAACCACAGAGGGGACTAAGAAACTATACAGTATATAATCAAAGGTATAGAGGAGGTAAATTGGCCACCTCCCTTCTCTCATATTTCAAAAACAAAGGGATAATCTGTATTAATATATGACTGAACAAAGATCATATCAGACAATGCTGCCAATTATATAAATGGACTATTATAGCTagacaaacaaaatattatgaATATTGAGAACTAAAAAGTGGTACggggttttatttaaaaaaaaggaggaagagtcTCAGCTAAAATAAGTCAGCAGTTCAGCAGTTTTCTGCACTTCTACTGTCTGAGACTGTGAGCTGAGAGAAATATGGATGGGATAGGAACCTCTCCAGCTTAACATGTAAACTAAACTCAGATGGGGAATAGGATGACATTTTCCTCACTGCTAAGGTACTTTATCACAGCCCCCTAAAGTGCTGTCTTGCAATATGAAAGTTGACTATGGTGTTAAATTATTAAATCTGTTGGGAGGTCAGTGTGTGAATTCTAAAATGTGCTGGTCAAGGAAGAAGTGATTAGGGAAAACTAAATTAAGAGATACAATGCAATAAGTATGCTTAtcaaaaaaataagtaaactATGCCCCTTATTATAAGGTCATTATAACTCATGTATCCAAAACATACTACAGTATGAGGACAAGATGAGCAAATCTCCTTAATACATATGTAAAAGTCTCTAAAATGCATGCAACTTTACAATCCTCAgttgtgtattttaataatacagtatttaatGGACCCACAAAGAGTTTACTGATCTCTGTGACTTGTGACATGATTTGTGATGTAACACGTGAAACGTGATTTGAACCCACATTTAGACCTGAAATGTTGCCTTACAATTTTTAACAGGCTGAAATGTGTCATTCCCCAATGTCAACTGAAACAAGTGGTCATTCTTTTGAtgcaaaccaaaatgaaatgaTGGAGAAAAGTACACAGGAATGGAATGAACAGCTAGAGAAGGAGGTTTTCAGTGGTAAGTGTGTGTCTTTACTTTGTTCTGATATTATTGTTACCAGAAGTGACTGTGGTGACTGGCTTCAGAGAATTTCCTGCAAAAGCATAGGCTGTAAAGATATGGCTCATTACTTTCTAGCATAGTAGCTACTTTTTGCTGGCTTCGTCTGACAGCAGAATGTCTACTCTGACATTGACTTCAAGATGTGTCACTGGTCACTCTTAGAGTGCATTTCATCTCATACAGATCCAGTTCAGAAGAATCACACCTTGAAAGCGTACCTTTCGCTCTGCTGATTGTGATAGGAGCCCATATTGCATCCTTTAGATGCAGACATAACAGTTACGCAAGAAGAATTTCATCCCAGTTTCCTGCATGCATAATTTTGATAATGATGAATTACTGGGCCTGGTTTTATGAATTGTAAAGCCTCAGACCATGGAATCAACAGGCATTATGGCATTCAGTTAGCTTTCAGGGAGCCTTTATAGCACCAGTCGAAAGTTGctggtcctttttttttttttttttttcccttactgcTGGGAAGCGAGGCGAGATCAGGCCCACCCTATGGGAATACCAAGGTGTTCTTCCATAAACTTTCTCAGATCTATGCAAAAAAATGTCCATGAATATTACTTTTTACCACCCTAAATTACAAGAGATCACAGATTGAAAGCATGATCAGGAAGCAGTGGGTGAGTCAGCAATGCTGGAAGGGGAGAGCACTGCATGGTGGGCTGTGGTTCTTCTGAAACTCACATGCCTGTCACTGCTTTTGGGGTCAGTCACAACTGTGCACACTTGCCCACTGACAGAGAAAAACTGTACATAGCTTGGCTGATCTCCTCCAAATGGAAGACTCAGAAACACctcatctttttttgtgttctaAACTGACTCTCTCAGCAGTATTCTCTCTTTTGTGCTGAAGAGAAActtagaaaaatttaaaaatttagtaCTTTTATATCAACTTTTTTATTCCAACTATACATACCTAGCAATGCTTTCTTAATGATTCTGTACTATTAGCACAGATCTGTAATGACTGATCAGTcagtcttttttatttaaaaggattaGGAAATGCTGTAACAGAACAGCCATATCCATTTGTGTTTATATCTAATGTgtgctgttttcaaaatacaaaaagaatacAATTAGCAAAGGCATTATATTTTTtgccaataaaaatactttaaatacatTGCTGTCACTTAGTCTTATGGCTGAATATCTTGGTTAACTGAGGTGTATAGTGTTTAATTCCAGTTCATGAGACTGTCTACCTATATAAATACAGCTTTGTTGCTAGAATGAATCACGAGTTCCTAACTATTAGCCTTTTTTATAcggaaaataccatttttcgGTGctcattttaaagtaataagCTACAGTTTAGTGGAGagcttcttttctgaaagaaacaaacagtggACATGCCAGACTACTGAATATGCTTGTTTGATGGTTTGCAGGATTCTGTGTATTCTTGCAGTTACATCATAATTGTGCTTTGTGAACATACAGAAAGGTCTATGTTTGCTTAGTGAATtgttttcagggattttttgCTTACGAACTAGGTTTGGAAAGTttacgcacacacacatatatagtGTGTGAGTAAGAATTCAGACAtcaaattgttttgtttttcttttaaatagcatAAAGACTAACATTTACATAAAGAACAGTTTTAAGATCAGTCATGGAGCAGcacattctttttcttgtagTCCTAATGGGTAACTGCTGAAAGGTCCTGTGGAGGAAGAAGGTTTGGTTTGGGAAGGGTTTTGAATGCTGAGAAGCTGGCTCCTTTCAAAACCGGTTCTGATTATTAATGTAGTACATTAaactttttaacataaataGTCAGaagataattaaaacaaaaccaagtacctcttttttcctgtgcagtTCTAAATGATCTGGATGACCAGCTGGCCCAGGAACAAGCCCAAGACCCATTGGACAGGACAGTTTCTACTAGCAGTGCATCAAATGTCCAATACAGTAATGCATTCCCTACTTCAAAGAGGCAGACTGTTAGTAGGGGGCAACACAGAAATGACTGGAGTGACATGCCTAGCACATTTTTCCCAGATGGACTGAGAACAATAAGAGCCAAAGATGAACACAAGATTTTCATCAGACCAAGGAAATTACACAGTGCATATATAAACTGGCACCAGACAGCCTTTCAAGAAGATTACAAATATGGTGATCCGGTCGATGGAAATTCTCATCTGCTAAGCAGCAGGATGTCTTCCGTTTCTTTTGGACGGTCTTCAGAAGGTAGCTTATATCCTCCTTCCGTAACACAGAACAGTGGATTTAGGCACAAGAGTTGTATGAACAGGGATACTGCTGGCAGAAGTTACTCTGTATGTTCCCTTCAGAGATGTCCATCATTAGTATCTTCTGACCAGCTATCAGCATCTAGTTTACAATATCCGTTCACAAGGGAGAGCAACAATGGTTTTTTACCAAGGTTTGGTCGACAGAACCCAAAGAGAATTCCTCTGTCTTCTATTGTATGGAACAACACAACAGACTCTCCTGGACAAACATCAActcaagaaaaaatgtttagaacCCAATCACTGACAGAGTTTCATGCTACGGACCATGGTAGATATCCTAGTTCTTTGCAAGAAACCAAGAAATACTCATGTTACCACTCAAAACACCACTACAGAAGATCTATTTCAAGCAGTAATTGCTTTAGTAGAGTTAGTTGCCCTGACAAAGCTACTTCTCCATTGTCCCTTGATAACTGGGAAAATTATCCTTTatacaaatcagaaaataatCTCTCTAGATCCTACTATAGAGACATTTCTTCTCATGGTAAGTTGTatgcaaaccaaaaaaattcttATGGAAGAAAAGACAGCTATCCTTCTTGGGCTGATATTCCTCAGTACTACAGTGATGAAGCATTTATTTCCCCTGATGCCAGCTTTGAAGTGATTATGGCTAATTTAAATGACCAGCAGTGGGCACATGCAAAGAATGCCAAGTTTGGTTCACAGCACTTGCAGAATGATTTTCACGTGTATTCTCCAGAAAATACGAATATCAAAAGGATAACAAGAAGTGCAAATAGACCTTTTTCAGAAGTCACGGAGGGCTGTCAGCCTTGGCTAAGTTGTAACTCTTCAGTTTCTTCGTCTAGTATCAGAACTGATGAGTCAGTCTTTCCTAATTCAAAGGACCAAACAAAACCTATAGGACTGAACAGGAATTCAGTCATCGTTACCCAAAGAAATACTAAGGCAGACTTTACACAACTAGAAAAGGTTGCAGGTATGAAACTGCCAGGTGAAGACATGCCGTTACAGTCAGTTTCTCAACAAGCAGATACAAACTACATCAACACCCAGAGTTTTCCCTCTAATAGCCCTGCTTCTGCCATGTTGCAAAGTGATGCATCTCTCTTTAACACAATGAGATCAAAGAGACAAACCCAAATCACTGCCAGAGGAGATACTGCAAAAATGTATACATCAAATGGTGATAAAAGAAACAtacaaatgaaggaaaacaattgCCCACCCAACAGTGTGTTTAGTCAGCCTCCCTGTATTTTGCCAGCTGATGAGAGCAGGAAGGAACCTTTCCTTCCAAGTGAGAAGGAACAGGAACATAATCTGCATTACGCAGCAAAAAGAGAGAGCATCAAACAGGATAATCAGAGTGCAGAAGCCATTAACCAAGCTACTCCAAAGAGGCAGTCCTCACTGCTGAATGTTGCTTCTGCTCCATCCATTGAAAAATTAGCAAACTGCCAAGGCATGTTGTCCTGTCCTCCTGAATGTTCATCTAGCTCCTCACAAAGTTCTCCACAAGCACTTTCTTATAAACACATTTCTAAATGTTTAGGAACGCTAACTAGTTCTTCAGTAAATTGCACAGTTACTGAATCTCAAGGAGAAGGTGGAAAAACAGCTCAAGTGAGCAGAATAGGTGTTAACAAAAAGatttcacagaaaacactgcaaaatacaAGCACTTTAGTTACTAAGGACTCCAATGGACAATTTACTACTAGTTCTCCACAAAATGGAAGTTCTGGAAATATTTATACGCATAGCTTTGATGGAGACCCCAAGACCTCTGAACATAGTTTAAgttatttttgccttgaaaaAGAAAGCGGAAAAATAAGGAGTAATTCACCTTGTATTGAAAGGCTTCACAAGCAAGACAGCTTGCTGAGACATACCAGTAGCTGCAGCATTACTGGCTCCCCTGGCAGAAACACCCTTAAATCTCCTGACCCGCTTGTTATTTATTACACTTTGCCTAGAAAATCAGCTAGCATTGCTGGTAGTATTATGTCAGATACGCCCATCTCTTTACCTAGAGAAAGTAGAACAACATATGATTGTTTAAGGTCTGAAACTCCATGGAGAGCTGATGCCTTTTGTTCTAAGAAAAGAGATGTGTCTTGTTTAGACtcaaaacattcctttttaaCTTCAGCATCATTAAATGCTGCTAcaagtaacaaagaaaaagattacCCCAGTCCTTTAACCAAAAGTCCTAATGATTCAGTAAGTAGTAGTACATCAGTTGAACTGACAGACAGATGTAAACATCTAAGCAGAAGAGAATCCTCTGTGTTTTCAGATTATAAGGAGAGGGGAaattttttgcagaaatataAAACTACAAGCACG comes from Buteo buteo chromosome 18, bButBut1.hap1.1, whole genome shotgun sequence and encodes:
- the EXPH5 gene encoding exophilin-5 isoform X3, encoding MATAEMCHSPMSTETSGHSFDANQNEMMEKSTQEWNEQLEKEVFSVLNDLDDQLAQEQAQDPLDRTVSTSSASNVQYSNAFPTSKRQTVSRGQHRNDWSDMPSTFFPDGLRTIRAKDEHKIFIRPRKLHSAYINWHQTAFQEDYKYGDPVDGNSHLLSSRMSSVSFGRSSEGSLYPPSVTQNSGFRHKSCMNRDTAGRSYSVCSLQRCPSLVSSDQLSASSLQYPFTRESNNGFLPRFGRQNPKRIPLSSIVWNNTTDSPGQTSTQEKMFRTQSLTEFHATDHGRYPSSLQETKKYSCYHSKHHYRRSISSSNCFSRVSCPDKATSPLSLDNWENYPLYKSENNLSRSYYRDISSHGKLYANQKNSYGRKDSYPSWADIPQYYSDEAFISPDASFEVIMANLNDQQWAHAKNAKFGSQHLQNDFHVYSPENTNIKRITRSANRPFSEVTEGCQPWLSCNSSVSSSSIRTDESVFPNSKDQTKPIGLNRNSVIVTQRNTKADFTQLEKVAGMKLPGEDMPLQSVSQQADTNYINTQSFPSNSPASAMLQSDASLFNTMRSKRQTQITARGDTAKMYTSNGDKRNIQMKENNCPPNSVFSQPPCILPADESRKEPFLPSEKEQEHNLHYAAKRESIKQDNQSAEAINQATPKRQSSLLNVASAPSIEKLANCQGMLSCPPECSSSSSQSSPQALSYKHISKCLGTLTSSSVNCTVTESQGEGGKTAQVSRIGVNKKISQKTLQNTSTLVTKDSNGQFTTSSPQNGSSGNIYTHSFDGDPKTSEHSLSYFCLEKESGKIRSNSPCIERLHKQDSLLRHTSSCSITGSPGRNTLKSPDPLVIYYTLPRKSASIAGSIMSDTPISLPRESRTTYDCLRSETPWRADAFCSKKRDVSCLDSKHSFLTSASLNAATSNKEKDYPSPLTKSPNDSVSSSTSVELTDRCKHLSRRESSVFSDYKERGNFLQKYKTTSTFTVCVDEDHVKYHELVSIYYTLPRRHSRTFCNLFRDNSEDADLSCPKENAQSPRIQNKKNEGHVSLANVFFPTTLEKEVPSYSSDQVSSGLVTPQNLGTAVDSEEENSHLSPSSEKICTSKSVSMVPSGKDGSADLSLAENVLSDMVTKEISFGGPQSTAIVAKSGKAMSDASSSQNTEICLKEKKDILQTATPLMSTLSTLPKPGRRLENPLYSTSTNKNIIQKGNSENCCQPLKVNTNKNLNSLLLHPEEKSSLGRNSNTERADVPLPPVEDTYRDSTEVKQRVNFLHQTTPLYNNKCSGLQLRADSSRKNANYLNSCSKVLSESQNKASEVSTASSADPLLQLDEVVSTDTDELKKSKIKKEQNSQSTQIGKDYTGLQESERYSEGSLNINCKDKVLRVTQDQKRTESAEDENKLLSDCTRDKVKDIEKRKNRPSIKNKLAAVYKTSRKFSSKNLPPKPHISNIFAQNNGSATSLEVSMSLDSLISTDSHQPFLQLDNENQNHSLDPDKNTPRPRTAENKKTENQNDPSFLVNNNWKSFTSSYTPKKAISPRKTAVKVENMPSLTTLFPDKTVTTRNKNSQTSDLRLESKSQPISPSATTSDPLDDEKRRASSRACSPPLPLLTDKNSNTYVNSCLQADTCPEQNLTSWTVLGPCQNTCQSASLKNANLHSHQLRKSHAKSQRERHLSESICARDSCETFTLGSNILTKDGIHGRRFKSYSELLSCDENENWASDNEKCYSTRNLMYPSVEFGIFGKEQQLAFLENIKRSLTEGRLWRPCLLNNPGALRDRETPSINRAELLSLSSAESKMSSAASSPREPTDVYREDPAAYSDSDSDTTTDDEYYLDEIDKESEL